A genomic window from Haladaptatus caseinilyticus includes:
- a CDS encoding DUF5796 family protein gives MSVRNDVSPDTLGVELTEDGIVVEYTDGREAFYNGIPQKVQNTLRTQPGKLVQVLVTDPTETEGVMTYVNDRKTHDEILESTGVGRIIVEPGEEEELFPGVTVRSEGYAIEVEADPEIARGRVFVFEEDEIGERSFEFVNEDD, from the coding sequence ATGAGCGTCCGTAACGATGTTTCCCCCGACACCCTCGGCGTCGAACTCACGGAAGACGGTATCGTCGTCGAGTACACCGACGGGCGAGAAGCGTTCTACAACGGGATTCCACAGAAAGTACAGAATACCCTCCGAACGCAGCCCGGCAAACTCGTACAGGTGCTCGTGACCGACCCGACCGAGACGGAAGGCGTGATGACGTACGTCAACGACCGCAAAACGCACGACGAAATCCTCGAATCGACCGGCGTCGGTCGGATCATCGTCGAACCGGGCGAGGAAGAGGAACTGTTTCCGGGCGTGACGGTGCGCTCGGAGGGTTACGCCATCGAAGTCGAGGCCGACCCGGAAATCGCCCGTGGTCGCGTCTTCGTCTTCGAAGAGGACGAAATCGGGGAACGCTCGTTCGAGTTCGTGAACGAGGACGACTGA